The genomic window GACATAGCGTCCAGACGGTTGAAGGAGTACGAGGGGTTACACTCATCATCTGACTTGTCCAGATCACACATCCAGCCGATCTTTATTCCAATAACTCCTCCCTGACACATGaagaatgaaaaaattaaaataaactcaTTGATTAGCAAATGAGTCGGTAATAGGTAACGTGTCTTTTGAGAGGTAAAGTTCAGCTTTGTGTTTATTATCTCTCTGTTTTTCTAAAATAGAgccacatcaaaaaaaaaaaaaacccaacagctAATGTAATGTCAcagcatttatttctgtccatagtTGTATTCATTTTCATCCAGATCTTGTGTCAATGATGGACAGTCGGATGCTATGTAAAATCTTTTCCATCACATCCCATAGATTCTCTGTGTGGTTCAGGTCCGGACTAAAAATGATGTCTTCACTGTTACTGGATCAACTAAATACAACTCAGTTCATTCTTAACTGCAGgcactttaatttttatttaagaaCTGAAactcattaacccatgaagacccaaacatccactggtgatcaaagttgtctactgatgtaaaaagtttaatacctgttgatccacttatccttatcgatccactccttttcgagcatgtatacttcatttcatttgttttattattattattattattattattattattattattattattattattattaataataataataataataataataataataataataataataataatgataataataataacttactattactattatttatttatttattttgttgtttgtttgcttatcaatcatttatgtaccagcacttatattttgttggtggaTTTCTGTGTTGATTTCATTGTTGAcatatttgaaataaagatttcattcattcatttattcattcattcataatccaatcaatcaatccatgtaaataattggtgtaaaatgcagtttgtcatcttttcatggccatcagatatgacccatttggacattcagaggctccttagttactgtggaaacacagtcatcttctacatcattgattcacctgtaaaacccatggagttggatcaatgacagtggatgaagacacttgttttatgttcagttaatgatatattttgctgaaaaagtcactttttcttcacttttccctgtttttgatttaataaccctgatctttaatctgtgctttaatgaccatctacatgattagtaaatgaaatataggaaaataatagATTTTTGCTGGAAAACACTAAATAAAGTAGATTATATtaccataaatggtgataaatcacttaagaaatgttaaacatAGAGACAAATCCATTTagtaactgccataaaagtagttgTTAAACAAGAACAGCTTTAAAATTTGACCCTGTCATACCAAGTTAGTGGTCATTGGCTGCTCGGATATAGTTCATGTGAAGACTTTTCTGGACTTGACTTTACTCCCCAGAGACCTGATTCTCGGACCAATAACCCACCAGTGTGAACCCACCTTGTCTGCCAGTTTGGTGAAGTTCTGCTGGGCGTAGCGGACTACGTCTCCTACTCGAAAAATAGGGCAGTAGGTGTTGTTGACCTTGTCAAAGTTACATTTCTTGATGTACGCATCAGTGATGGTGGGAAGGAAGTTCCCTCTGCACAGAAAGCACAGCAGCACATCAGCATTTGCCTCACCTGTGTCATTTAGATCATAGTTAGAAAGAGGGCGGATGTACTTAGTGTAGTTGAAGATTGGGAAGCGGATGCTGTTCTTAATGAAAATGGTGAAATTCTCCACTTCCATCATTGGTGTTCTGTGAGGAAAGAGGGAGAGTAAAAAGACTGACAGACTCATTCCTACAATATATGGATATATGGATGCAGGAACTTTGATCCAGATTCTTAAAAGTCTTACGTTTTGATCGTGTCGACCTCAGCAGGACACCAGCCCTTTATCTCACACATTTTATTGGTTGCATTAATGGGAACACACCTCCCTGTTAGAACACCTGAGCAGGAAAGAGCAGGATTTCAATCTATTGGACTAAATAACACACATCATGTAGgaagaaagaagatgaagaagaagacaaagaagaagatgaagaagaagacaaaatggaagacgaagaagacaaagaagaagacaaagaagaagacaaaaaaggAGAGGAcgaaggagatgaagaagaagatggagataatgaagaagaagaagatgaaggaaaaGAAGACGAAGGAGACGAAGAAGGAGATCAAGAAGGAAAAGAGGGCaaagaaggagatgaagaagatggagatgaagaagaagatggagatgaagaagaaggaaatgatgaagaagatgaagaagaaaaaaagaagaagataagGACAAAGAAGaataggaagaagaagaaaaagaacaggagaaagaagaacaagaagaagaaaaccagTTGAGGAGGAGGTCTCACCGTAACTTCCTGACTTGGTGGTGTGCTTCTTACAGTCACTGTCCTGAGTGCAGCTGAACTTCTTCTCAGTCTAGACgacacacagcaacacacattTATTGAGCACAAAGGAAAACACTGCACCACAATTAAACCGAATAACAAAGTTAATTCTTACATTGTGTCATTGAGCAACTATTCAGTTTAACCCCAGCGTATAAAAACAAGCTTCTGCAGCTcatcattttaaaaataaatctgaTGTCTCCAAAGGAGTCGAATGTTGAAaaatcagttttgaatgtctgtacTTTACAGATTCTTCTGCTGTTTAAACACTGCACAGTGAAGGAAAAACATTCACTGAGTAGAAGACACATGGAAAAGTACTCAGACCCTTGAGCACGGTAACAATGGAATTATCACAGTGTACTGATAAAAGTACAATACGCAACATGTTAAATACTAGAAGTACGACTAGGACCGATTCATCCTGCAGAATGGCTCTTTCCAAAGTAGGATGTTCTCATGTTGTCTGACCTCAGGACAGTATCCTTGGACTTGGTTTTCTGTTGTGATCAGTTTGGTGATGATGCAGAAAACCGATGCTCCCTGTAGAAAACATAAAGTGAGGTGTAAAGTCTTTCACTGTTTAGAAACACtcgtcagtctgtctgtctgctttcaTACCTGCGTCGGAGTCACGTAGTCAGCAACATCCATGACCTTATTGTTGTAGATTCCAAACCCTTTGACTTTGGTCATCACTGAGGACTCTATGGCTGTGTCTGTGATCTGGTAGGCCTTCTCATGGATGAACACCCACCTGaaacacaccaccacacactCAGCTTCTAGAAATCCATGTATATTAAAACCTAATTCCATTTCCACTGGTCTTCTCTTTTAGCTCATCCACTGTGGAATAACTAATAGGATTCTTTGCACTGACGCTGATGTTTTCTTAATGCCTGCGGACTGGATGAATATCTGCAATTGGTGAGTCTCTGAAGGGAACCATCTTTAATATGTAAGTGTTTATTTTAGCCGGTACTGTCTGGTCAATCCAGGCCTCTTTACCAATGAAAACTATGATTGGATTGAACGTAGGAGCTATGAACGAGTCACGAGCAGGTGATCTGTCCTGGTGTTGGCTGTGGACTGAAGGTGCTGGTACTACCTTCCagaaaatcagaatcaaattggCTCTGGTTCAGAAGGTCAGAACGTCAGTCACAgatagaaagaaaagaaacaaatgttACCTCTAACTTCTACTTGATAAGTGACTGTGAACATCAGGCAGCATCTCATGTCACCAGCTGACTTTTGCAGGTGAAAACTTgtgtcgttttcatcttgttttgtcttttacatcattttgagttttttctgAATGACTTTGTCTTAATCTTTATATTGTTTACAAAATTTTCATCCAcattttttgtccttgttttcgtcattttcatcttcatcttcatcttagagttttattatgtctttgtcattattttatcttttgttttctgagatgtttttgtctttgttttcatcttcttatATCTTCTGTTTCTTCCATGATTTTCatctttatgttttcattttcctttttgtcatcatctttgtgttttcttttttcttacatcttttaaaatgttatcatttttttcctatcttacatttttttgtcattatcctctttttttttgtcctggatgtgtttttcatattaattttcattttgttacaacttttacatcttttttcctcattcttttttctatttcaatTATGAAAAGAAATGTTCATACTACATTACAAATTATATGAAGAAAAGTGTTTGGAGAAGCAGTGATAAATGACAGATATCAACTTTCAATGCAacccaaaaaatatggaaaacagTACAGGTGAAAGAAAtgactgttttcattttcattaactcatcaagacccaaacatccatctgtgaccaaaagcatctactgatctaaactgtttaatacctgttgatccactcatcctatcaatacatgtaaataattggtgtaaaatacagtttgtcatcttttcatggtcatcagatatgacccatttggacgttcagaggctctgtagttaccgtggaaacaccatcatcttctacaacattgattaaccagtaaaacccatggagttg from Sphaeramia orbicularis chromosome 1, fSphaOr1.1, whole genome shotgun sequence includes these protein-coding regions:
- the LOC115439693 gene encoding P2X purinoceptor 3-like, which gives rise to MWSCITDFFTYETTKSVVVKSWTIGIINRVVQLLIITYFIGWVFIHEKAYQITDTAIESSVMTKVKGFGIYNNKVMDVADYVTPTQGASVFCIITKLITTENQVQGYCPETEKKFSCTQDSDCKKHTTKSGSYGVLTGRCVPINATNKMCEIKGWCPAEVDTIKTTPMMEVENFTIFIKNSIRFPIFNYTKGNFLPTITDAYIKKCNFDKVNNTYCPIFRVGDVVRYAQQNFTKLADKGGVIGIKIGWMCDLDKSDDECNPSYSFNRLDAMSQKNAISPGYNFRFAKYYKMENGTDYRTLVKAYAIRFDVLVNGNAGKFNMIPTLINMVAAFTSVGVGTVLCDIILLNFLKGAEQYKAKKFEEVSDNPLDSQDKGLYRSQLSLRHDNIMRSSDSGAFSIERYT